Within Vigna unguiculata cultivar IT97K-499-35 chromosome 2, ASM411807v1, whole genome shotgun sequence, the genomic segment ACACAAAATAAGAAACTAATCTATGACTATACGAATGTTGAACTTACTAAGGACTTCAACTGCCGAGAGCCTTTTTTTGGGATCAACTCGCAACATGTTCTTGACCAAATCTTTGGCACTGCTTGAAATGGAAGGCCAAGGATCTGATGCAAAATCAATATGTCCACGAAGAATAGCATTAAAGATACCCTGTTCATTTTCTTGAAACAAAGGACAGGAAGATAGTGTGAGAAAGATAGGAAAAGGCACACACACTGTTGTGTCATAAGGAAGCAGCAAATAAAGGACAAGGAAAGGAAACTTCCATAGCAAAAGCACACATGAGCTATAACCATAGCTCAGAAATCCGAACCGAAAACAAATGAACAACCATCCAACATCCAAAATCTAACGCAGacataaaatatgaatcattgTTCATTCAATCATAACGAAACTCAACCTAAAATTGTGAAGCAGGACAATCTGAATTACAAAATGAAAAtcctaataaaatatgaaattggtTACACTTCTTACACAAGAAGAGGAGTTTTACCTGCCCAGAAAGGAGGGACACCAGAGAGCAGAATGAACAATATAACCCCAGCACTCCAAATATCAACTTCTGGTCCATAACTTCTACGAAGCACTTCAGGAGCAACATAATATGCACTCCCAACAAGGTCCTTAAACACATCGCCTGTTCTCAAAAATGGTTCAGAACCCACACCACACGCTACCACCAACTAACAACGTGAATTAACGAACGGAACTAACCGGGCTTGAAGAACACGGAGAGACCGAAGTCCGTGGCCTTAAGCGGCGAGTTTTCCTCCTTGCCGAGGAACAAGAAGTTCTCCGGCTTCAGATCCCTGTGCATCACTCCCATGGTGTGGCAGTCGTGCACCACCGTGGCGATCTGGCGGCAGAGGTCCGCAGCAGCGCGCTCGGAGTAATGGCCCTTCGCGATGATCCGGTCGAAGAGCTCGCCGCCGGCGCAGAGCTCCATGACAAGATTGACAGAATGTCGGTCCTCGTAAGCTCCCTTGAGCTCGACAATGTTGCGGTGGCCGGTGAGGTGGTGCATGATCTGCACCTCGCGACGGACGTCATCCAAGTCGTCGCGGTTGACGAGTTTGCGCGTGGCAATAGATTTGCACGCCAATTGTTCGTTGGTGTGCTTGTGAGTCACTGAGTAGGTGACGCCGAATTGCCCGCGGCCCAGTTCAGGCCCGAATATGTAGGTGGAGCGGACGTCCTCCATGGGCCGGTTCAGGACCCGGCCCACGGAAGGCTTGGAATTCGGAGGTAGAACGCTGATGCCGTTGGAAGGTTGGGGGTGATGATGCTGATGGCCGGAATATGGCTGCGTTTCGGAAGAGGCTTCGCTGTTACAGTTTCCCATTGAACCAGCGTCGTGTGGTTAGTGAGTTTTTGAGGTTTCTGCAACTCCTTCTCTTCTCCGTGGTTACTATGTCAGAACCGGGTCGTGTCTGAAACATGAAACCGTATGGACTTGGATGACGTTGAAATTGAACGTTCTTTTTGGTGCACTTTTATCCTCTGCCCCTGTACCAACTCTTCGTCACTTATCTCAACCGTAGGTTTAAAATCTGATggttattttaactaaaaagtATTGATCAAACAAACTAGTATGAAAGGTCAATATGTTGCTGTAGGGGCTGCTGGGTTGTAGAGAATCTCAACTCTAATGAATTGATGGATAGCGTGTCGTGTAAGATTAGTTAGTAGTTTAACGCATCTAGTTATGTTGAAGATATATTTAGAATAAGATAATTGCACATATTCAAGACAGATGTAATGGGGAATCCCtgtcttattttttaataataattttctgcTTTTATTAAAAGGGTTAATTGCATTTCCTTAATTCGTTTGAGTTAACAACACTATATATctgattttcttcttttatttttcaaattaattaacaagacttttaatttttaatattaaacaaaatcgactttttcaatgattttcatttgtttgtaattttattttatttaacatattaacaaattaaaaaattattttcttaaaatgtatCTAAATTCACTTACTAAATTATAAACATTCATCTAAATATATGTCAACACGTTTATTTCTGAATCCTAAAGTCAGgcgttataattttttattattgtaaacaTTCTCGTttacattttgaaaattattgtaTATCTCAAGTTTATTCGTGAAATTTCAAATATCTGATTAAAAGTTAGTgattttaagaatttaagtaTTAGTAAGTAGAAAAATGGTGCACTGCAAAATGAATGTTAGAAAACAAAAAGCACagtaaaaagtaaaacaacTTTAGAGACTGAAATTGTAATCCTATGTAATGGAATACGTTTCAAAACAttacatacaaaattatttgtttttcttctgctgaaatatttatttcttaccACTAAAATATGAATCAACTAACGTAGATTATCTCTTAATTACATACATgtgattaataaataaaatatcatttgtttttaacctacaatataaaacaatttattaattaattattataacttattatatatgtattattttctctattaacattatttttaaatactttatattatattattgttattaatattaaatcattattattatgattattagtTATCGTATATAACGACTGTAAATTTCGAgcaaaaaataagaataatatgataattacaTTATTATCTCTTAAAACTTCATTAGAATAGAAAATCTCACTTCCTTCCTTTAAATATTCTCTTTCGTTTATCTACAAATCTTTCTCACTAAGTACATTCATTAGTTACTGGGAATTAGCACACTCAACCTGTTTCCATGAAAGCTAAACCCCTAgccaaacaaaaaacaaaaacaaaaagacattACTCtcataatcaaacaaaaaagaaCCATTTGCCATCATTCAACAACTAAACTGTGAAAGAAAGTTACTTTCcaataatcaaacaaaaaaataaattagcaTTGATCTTACAGTTACAATTCAACAAATGCATATGCTCATCAACCTATTTCCACGAAAGCCACAAACATTACTTtccaataataaagaaaaaaaaaaaaaaactctttacCATCATCGACCCAACCTCTCAACAAccacattattttatttattaatttttattattatataaataaaaaagaagcacTATACTATTCCGTGTTCTTCAGAACAACCACTTTTCCTGTTcaccatttatttttcttgaaatccaGAGGTTATATTTAAAAGTGTatgatataatttataatatataaaatttatatcatacactttatttttttattttataaaatgaagttaaatttaaagttcgGTAATTATTATGAtgctaaatatatttaaatctaaattgagtaatatttaagagaaaaagaaaacataattatcAAACTTAAGGTGTTGAAGATGATGGCAGATCTTTTATACGAATTCATCTAAACCGTGGGTACGcataaaccttttattttttaataatcacaCTATGTttgaaagataatatatttgtatacatgaacacgtgtgtgtgtgtatatatatatatatatatatatatatatatatatatatatatatatatatatatatatatatatatatatatatatatatatatatatatatgttagatattgtttcgggtgtagggaccaagCACCTAATAAGAATCACTTCATTCTCCTCTAAGTCTCCTATCTTCACAGTCCGCGATAACTTCTTCACCAAGAAATCTTGCTCCTCGCTCGATCGGTTGAACAGACGATCAGagtacctgtctaaaaggctctGATGCTTAAATCAGTTGATGGACCGATCGGTGTATATGTATAACTGCagtaataaatgcgaattaaAGATCCTCACCAACTTACCTTTGGggcctatttatagttttcggtGTGGGCCTATaattagggttccttaatcacgACTCAATGATCCTTTAATCAAAATTACTGACTTAATTAACCCATCTGACTGGTTCAGCTTGGCCGATCGACCGATTACCGCTTAGCCAGGTGGGTTATCTTCTCTGAGTTTAATAACCTTAAGTGAATATTTAATCTATATGGTCGATCGATGATCATAGGTAAGACATTAC encodes:
- the LOC114173815 gene encoding calcium-dependent protein kinase 3-like, with translation MGNCNSEASSETQPYSGHQHHHPQPSNGISVLPPNSKPSVGRVLNRPMEDVRSTYIFGPELGRGQFGVTYSVTHKHTNEQLACKSIATRKLVNRDDLDDVRREVQIMHHLTGHRNIVELKGAYEDRHSVNLVMELCAGGELFDRIIAKGHYSERAAADLCRQIATVVHDCHTMGVMHRDLKPENFLFLGKEENSPLKATDFGLSVFFKPGDVFKDLVGSAYYVAPEVLRRSYGPEVDIWSAGVILFILLSGVPPFWAENEQGIFNAILRGHIDFASDPWPSISSSAKDLVKNMLRVDPKKRLSAVEVLNHPWMREDGASDKPLDIAVLTRMKQFRAMNKLKKVALKVIAENLSEEEIIGLKEMFKSMDTDNNGIITFEEMKTGLPKLGTKISESEVRQLMEAADVDGNGTIDYIEFITATMHMNRMEREDHLYKAFEYFDKDRSGYITMEELESALKKYNMGDDKTIKEIISEVDTDNDGRINYEEFVAMMRKGNPDLVTKRRK